One window of the Hippoglossus hippoglossus isolate fHipHip1 chromosome 9, fHipHip1.pri, whole genome shotgun sequence genome contains the following:
- the cmklr1 gene encoding LOW QUALITY PROTEIN: chemokine-like receptor 1 (The sequence of the model RefSeq protein was modified relative to this genomic sequence to represent the inferred CDS: inserted 2 bases in 2 codons; deleted 4 bases in 3 codons), which translates to MNISDDYDYDYYYNYSDYSDSANFTPREESVFQHKATCLKEFLCVSLLVVSVVISLLGFCGNALVIWISGFKMKKTVNTTWYLSLAISDFVFCTILPVQITNMVMDEWLFGRFMCKFTSSIMFVNMFSSIFLLAFISIDRCISVMFPVWAQNQRTVNKASIVVVLAWFLGIAMSIPSVIFRDVGSHLGRTICFNNYTLHQDSHKIVAVSRFIAGFVIPFIIIIICYSVIILKLRASRMTKSXQPLKVMSSLVAAFFICWLPYHVFILLELNHQNYDHGTLISGLKVGTSLAAANSFLNPXLYVFLGNDFKQKFKSSVLSEDGERDAEEGRTTSRYLSRSSSMDGRASTHI; encoded by the exons ATGAATATTTCAGATGATTATGACTATGATTATTACTATAACTACAGTGACTACAGTGACTCCGCTAATTTTACTCCACGCGAGGAGTCCGTCTTTCAGCACAAAGCGACGTGTTTGAAGgaattcctgtgtgtgtctttgctggTGGTCAGCGTGGTGATT TCCCTGCTGGGCTTCTGTGGAAATGCATTAGTCATCTGGATTTCTGGCTTCAAGATGAAGAAGACG GTCAACACCACTTGGTACTTGAGCCTGGCGATCTCCGACTTCGTCTTCTGCACCATTCTCCCCGTTCAG ATCACCAACATGGTGATGGATGAGTGGCTCTTTGGCCGCTTCATGTGCAagttcacctcctccatcatgTTCGTCAACATGTTCAGCAGCATCTTCCTCCTGGCCTTCATCAGCATCGACCGTTGCATCTCTGTCATGTTTCCGGTTTGGGCCCAGAACCAGCGCACTGTCAACAAGGCGTCCATTGTCGTCGTCCTGGCCTGGTTTCTCGGCATCGCTATGAGCATTCCCTCTGTGATCTTCCGGGACGTTGGCAGTCACCTGGGAAGGACCATCTGCTTCAACAACTACACATTACATCAAGACAGTCACAAAATAGTTGCAGTGAGCCGCTTCATTGCCGGGTTTGTAATcccattcatcatcatcattatttgcTACTCCGTCATCATCCTCAAGCTCCGCGCCAGCAGGATGACCAAGT ACCAACCCCTCAAAGTGATGAGCTCACTGGTAGCTGCTTTCTTCATCTGCTGGCTGCCCTACCACGTGTTCATCCTGCTCGAGCTGAACCACCAAAACTACGACCATGGTACCTTGATCTCTGGACTCAAAGTAGGCACGTCTTTGGCAGCAGCAAACAGCTTCCTCAACC TGTTGTATGTTTTCTTGGGCAATGACTTCAAGCAGAAGTTCAAGAGCTCCGTGCTCTCCGAAGATGGAGAACGCGATGCAGAGGAAGGCCGCACCACCAGCCGATACCTGTCCAGGTCCAGCTCGATGGACGGCAGAGCTTCCACACACATCTAG